The genomic DNA ATCCGTGTATACTTAATGGTGATGTGCGTCATGGGAGCTTGGTGCATCCCTGCGACCGGAAGCAATATCAATTTTCTCCGCTCAACTTCAGAGCAATGGACAGACCAGGCCTGGACGAGTACTTCATGGAAATAGCATCGGTTGTGGCAAAGCGATCCACCTGTCTCAGAAACAGGGTGGGAGCGGTGATTGTGCGGGACAAGCGCATCCTCTCGACAGGCTACAACGGAGCCCCAACAGGACTGGAGCACTGTGATGTCGCTGGCTGTCTGAGAGAGAAGGTGGAGAGCGGAACCAGGCACGAGCTCTGCCGCGCGGTCCATGCCGAGCAGAACGCCATAATCCAGGCTGCCCTTCACGGAGTGAGCATCGAGGGCGCGACGCTCTATTGCACACACCAGCCATGCATACTCTGCGCAAAGATGATGATAA from Methanothrix thermoacetophila PT includes the following:
- a CDS encoding deoxycytidylate deaminase, with the protein product MDRPGLDEYFMEIASVVAKRSTCLRNRVGAVIVRDKRILSTGYNGAPTGLEHCDVAGCLREKVESGTRHELCRAVHAEQNAIIQAALHGVSIEGATLYCTHQPCILCAKMMINARIRRVVYRNQYPDEGALRFLEQAGIEVVRI